Within Halobacterium jilantaiense, the genomic segment CGAGGACGCGCTCGGCTACATCGAGTAAGCACTCTCTATCTCTCTCACTCTTGAAGCACCCCGAGTGGCGACACCGGCTACCCAACCGTGTCAGTCCGTGAAGGGGCCGGTCGCTGTCCTGGTGGAATCTCCAAGGGCGACGACTGAGCGTAGCGAAGGAGGAGGGTCGCCGGAAATCGGAGATTTCCGAGACCTCGAGAGACGCGCTGCGTCTCTCGGTGGCTTGGAAGGGAAGATACTTCCCGCTCGCAGCCGGATTCAGTGACATGAGTCTCGGAGGCGGCGGTCAACAGCAGCTGCAGCAGTTGTCCCAGGAAATTCAGGCAATCGAGGAGGAGATCGAGGAGCTCGAAGCGGACGTCGAGGAGCTCCGCGAGGAGCAGACCGAAATCGAGGAGGCCAAGGAGGCCCTCGACGTGCTCGAGACCGGTTCGACGGTGCAGGTCCCGCTGGGCGGCGACGCGTACGTTCGGGCCGAGGTCGAGGACATCGACGAGGTCGTCGTGAGCCTCGGTGGCGGCTACGCCGCAGAGCAGGACGCCGAGGACGCCGTCGACGTGCTCGACGAGAAGAAGGCGACCATCGACGAGCGCATCGAGGACGTGCAGGGCGAAATCTCGGAGCTCGGCGAGGAGGCCGACCAGCTCGAGCAGCAGGCACAGCAGGCACAGCAGCAGATGATGCAACAGCAGATGCAGGCCCAGCAGGGGCAGCCGCCGCAGGACGACGAGTAAGGTCCCATGTTCGATGGGCTGAAGGACAAACTCTCGAGTTTTCGGGAGGACGCCGAGGAGGTCGCCGAGGAGAACGCCGAGGAGCTCGACGACCCCGAGGCAGTCGAGGACGATGCGGTCGACGACGATTCGACAGCCGAGGGTCCGTCCGATGATTCGCCCGAGGGAGGCGATTCCGAGGACGCCGACTCGCCGGCAGCCGAAGCCGACGCCTCGGAGACTGAACCCGAGGACGAAGCCGACGAGGACGACAGCTCCTCGGCGGGCTTCGTGAGTCGCGCGGCGTCGATGGCACGCGGCCGTGTCGTCATCGACGAGGAGGACCTCGAAGAGCCGCTGCGAGAACTGGAGTTCGCGCTCCTGGAGAGCGACGTGGAGATGAGCGTCGCCGAGGAGATTCTCGACCAGATTCGCGACGAACTGGTCGGCGAGGAGCGGAAGTTCACGGAGTCGACGGGTGCGCTCGTCGAGGACGCGCTCCGGGACGCCCTCCTGTCGGTCATCGACGTCGGACAGTTCGACTTCCTGGAGACGGTCGCGGCCAGCGAGAAGCCGGTCACTGTCGTGTTCACGGGCGTCAACGGCGTCGGGAAGACGACGTCGATCGCGAAGGTCGCGAAGTTCCTCGAGGACCGCGGGTTCTCGACCGTGCTGGCGAACGGCGACACGTACCGCGCCGGCGCGAACCAGCAGATTCAGGAGCACGCCGACAACCTCGGGCTGAAGTGCATCAGCCACGAGCAGGGCGGCGACCCGACGGCGGTCGTCTACGACGCCGTGGAGTACGCCGAGGCGAACGACGTCGATGTCGTGCTCGGCGACACGGCGGGCCGGCTGCACACCAGCGACGACCTGATGAGCCAGCTGGCGAAGCTGAACCGGGTCGTGGAGCCCGATCTCACCATCTTCGTGGACGAGGCGGTCGCGGGTCAGGACGCCGTGAACCGCGCCCGCGAGTTCGACGGTGCGGCCGAAATCGACGGTGCTATCCTGACGATGGCGGACGCCGACAGTCAGGGCGGCGCTGCCATCTCGGTCTCGCACGTCACCGGGAAACCCATTCTCTTCCTGGGGACCGGCCAGGGGTACGACGACCTCCAGCCGTTCGACCCCGAGGAGCTGGTCGACGACCTCGTCGGCGACGACGAGTAGCACCGCTCCGCGCTCTCTGTTCTCGCCTCGACAGTCCCGGCCACAGGCTCGTTCGCGCTGGCAGTGGTCGTCGGCGTTACGGCGCGTCGGCGTCCGGCGGTTCCGCGTCGACGAGCACGAGGTTCTGGCGGGTGCCGCCGCGGTCGTGAGCGCGTACACTGTCCACGTCCCAGGGCGGCACGGCGACGAGCACGAGCGCGTGCAGGTCGTCGGTGATTGTCACATCCGGGTTGCCGCGGGGGTGGGAGACGAACCGGCCGGCGGTCTGGCCGGCGGGCGCGGCGAGGTCGACGCCGAACACGCGCGTGAGGGCGTCGCCGGCGTCCGGGAAGTAGAAGTCCGAGAGCACGCGCGCGTCGGAGTCGAGATCGACGGCGTCGCCGTCGGTCGGCCGGAGGTCGCCTGCTGGCGTCGCTGCGAGGCGGATTGACACCGACCCGGGGTCGGCGTCGGCCGCGAGTTCACAGAGGACGTCGACGAGCGCGCGCGTCGCGTAGACGGGTGCCACGCATCCACGTACGGACCCGTCCGGGTTGAGGGTTCCCCCGGCGGCGAGTCCGGCCCAGTCGGCCGTCACGTCGGTGGCGTCGGGCAGTCACGGCCGCGTCGCGTGGAACAAGGCTCTTAGGGGGCGGTCGCGTAGCTGCTGGCAACAATGGTACTCGACGACCTCGGGAGTTCCCTGCGGGGGACACTGGACACGCTCCGCGGGAAGTCCCGCATCTCCGAGGAGGACGTCGACGAGGTCGTCAAGGAGATTCAGCGCTCCTTGCTGCAGGCCGACGTCGACGTGAGCCTCGTGATGGACCTCTCGGACTCCATCAAGGA encodes:
- the pfdA gene encoding prefoldin subunit alpha produces the protein MSLGGGGQQQLQQLSQEIQAIEEEIEELEADVEELREEQTEIEEAKEALDVLETGSTVQVPLGGDAYVRAEVEDIDEVVVSLGGGYAAEQDAEDAVDVLDEKKATIDERIEDVQGEISELGEEADQLEQQAQQAQQQMMQQQMQAQQGQPPQDDE
- the ftsY gene encoding signal recognition particle-docking protein FtsY, whose protein sequence is MFDGLKDKLSSFREDAEEVAEENAEELDDPEAVEDDAVDDDSTAEGPSDDSPEGGDSEDADSPAAEADASETEPEDEADEDDSSSAGFVSRAASMARGRVVIDEEDLEEPLRELEFALLESDVEMSVAEEILDQIRDELVGEERKFTESTGALVEDALRDALLSVIDVGQFDFLETVAASEKPVTVVFTGVNGVGKTTSIAKVAKFLEDRGFSTVLANGDTYRAGANQQIQEHADNLGLKCISHEQGGDPTAVVYDAVEYAEANDVDVVLGDTAGRLHTSDDLMSQLAKLNRVVEPDLTIFVDEAVAGQDAVNRAREFDGAAEIDGAILTMADADSQGGAAISVSHVTGKPILFLGTGQGYDDLQPFDPEELVDDLVGDDE